The following coding sequences are from one Triticum dicoccoides isolate Atlit2015 ecotype Zavitan chromosome 4A, WEW_v2.0, whole genome shotgun sequence window:
- the LOC119289177 gene encoding transcription factor ICE1-like isoform X1 has translation MLPQFNTCLWVQEGDVHEHQGLGHDQAALMGLEAGNHHDQHLLPMPSGGGGGFGAPPMLDDDSWYFDAVGDAAGNGSMIPAPATVEASGSSSGFGDASQMFPLLDVPGFDLDISGDLSAFLGAGNAPNASLLPHGNTDFLGSFGGFGTAPAQTTDFGDLAGFDLFDTGAPGWSGPSSEGPAAPAPQTAAFSGQGNAKVLRPLENFPASGAQPTLFQKRALRRNAGEEDGGRKRKAAEPDIILDDADDDIISIDASGLNYDSEDGRGVEESGRKDGNESNANSTVTGGAAAEGNGKKKGMPAKNLLAERRRRKKLNDRLYALRSVVPRISKMDRASILGDAIEYLKELKQKINVLQNELEASPSASSLPPTPTSIHPLAPTTPTMPALPSRVKEELTSSPAQEPCVEVKLREGRAVNIRMMCSRRPGVVHSSLKALEGLGLDVQQAVISYFNDFTLDVFKAEQCKDGPGPQAEEIKAVLLKSAGFQPAA, from the exons ATGCTGCCGCAGTTCAATACTTGTCTTTGGGTGCAGGAAGGCGACGTCCATGAACACCAGGGCCTCGGTCACGACCAGGCGGCGCTGATGGGGCTGGAGGCCGGCAACCACCACGACCAGCACCTCCTGCCTATGCCCTCGGGCGGAGGCGGGGGGTTCGGCGCCCCGCCGATGCTTGATGATGACAGCTGGTACTTCGACGCGGTCGGCGACGCCGCCGGGAACGGGTCCATGATCCCGGCGCCGGCAACTGTGGAAGCGTcgggatctagctccggattcgggGATGCTTCCCAGATGTTCCCGCTCCTCGACGTCCCTGGGTTCGACCTCGACATCTCCGGCGACCTCTCGGCGTTTCTTGGCGCCGGGAACGCGCCGAACGCATCCCTGCTGCCGCATGGGAACACAGACTTCCTCGGCTCGTTCGGTGGCTTCGGCACCGCACCGGCACAAACGACGGACTTCGGTGACCTCGCTGGTTTCGACTTGTTCGATACCGGTGCCCCGGGCTGGAGCGGCCCATCCTCAGAGGggccggctgctccggcgccccaGACCGCTGCCTTCTCTGGGCAGGGCAACGCGAAGGTGCTGAGGCCGCTGGAGAACTTCCCGGCGTCGGGCGCGCAGCCAACGCTCTTCCAGAAGCGCGCACTCCGGCGTAACGCCGGGGAAGAGGACGGCGGGAGGAAGCGTAAGGCAGCGGAGCCTGACATAATactcgacgacgccgacgatgaCATCATCAGCATCGACGCGTCCGGGCTGAATTACGACTCGGAGGACGGGAGGGGCGTCGAGGAGAGCGGCAGGAAGGACGGCAACGAGTCCAACGCCAACAGCACGGTCACCGGCGGCGCTGCGGCTGAAGGGAACGGGAAGAAGAAGGGGATGCCGGCCAAGAACCTCCTGGCGGAGCGCCGTCGCCGGAAGAAGCTCAACGACCGGCTGTACGCGCTTCGGTCTGTCGTGCCCAGGATCAGCAAG ATGGACAGGGCTTCCATTCTTGGTGATGCAATCGAGTACCTCAAGGAGCTCAAGCAGAAGATCAATGTTCTTCAGAATGAGCTGGAGGCATCTCCTTCCGCGTCCTCGCTGCCTCCGACACCTACAAGCATCCACCCTCTGGCTCCTACAACTCCTACAATGCCCGCGCTGCCATCTCGCGTGAAGGAGGAACTGACAAGCTCTCCTGCTCAGGAACCATGT GTTGAGGTTAAGCTTCGGGAAGGTCGGGCCGTCAACATCCGCATGATGTGCTCTCGCAGGCCGGGTGTTGTGCATTCTTCCTTGAAGGCCCTCGAAGGCCTTGGCCTTGACGTGCAGCAAGCCGTTATCAGCTATTTCAATGACTTTacattggatgtcttcaaggccgaG CAGTGCAAGGATGGCCCTGGTCCTCAGGCTGAGGAAATCAAGGCGGTGCTCCTGAAATCTGCGGGGTTCCAACCAGCGGCTTAG
- the LOC119289177 gene encoding transcription factor ICE1-like isoform X2 — translation MLPQFNTCLWVQEGDVHEHQGLGHDQAALMGLEAGNHHDQHLLPMPSGGGGGFGAPPMLDDDSWYFDAVGDAAGNGSMIPAPATVEASGSSSGFGDASQMFPLLDVPGFDLDISGDLSAFLGAGNAPNASLLPHGNTDFLGSFGGFGTAPAQTTDFGDLAGFDLFDTGAPGWSGPSSEGPAAPAPQTAAFSGQGNAKVLRPLENFPASGAQPTLFQKRALRRNAGEEDGGRKRKAAEPDIILDDADDDIISIDASGLNYDSEDGRGVEESGRKDGNESNANSTVTGGAAAEGNGKKKGMPAKNLLAERRRRKKLNDRLYALRSVVPRISKMDRASILGDAIEYLKELKQKINVLQNELEASPSASSLPPTPTSIHPLAPTTPTMPALPSRVKEELTSSPAQEPCVEVKLREGRAVNIRMMCSRRPGVVHSSLKALEGLGLDVQQAVISYFNDFTLDVFKAECKDGPGPQAEEIKAVLLKSAGFQPAA, via the exons ATGCTGCCGCAGTTCAATACTTGTCTTTGGGTGCAGGAAGGCGACGTCCATGAACACCAGGGCCTCGGTCACGACCAGGCGGCGCTGATGGGGCTGGAGGCCGGCAACCACCACGACCAGCACCTCCTGCCTATGCCCTCGGGCGGAGGCGGGGGGTTCGGCGCCCCGCCGATGCTTGATGATGACAGCTGGTACTTCGACGCGGTCGGCGACGCCGCCGGGAACGGGTCCATGATCCCGGCGCCGGCAACTGTGGAAGCGTcgggatctagctccggattcgggGATGCTTCCCAGATGTTCCCGCTCCTCGACGTCCCTGGGTTCGACCTCGACATCTCCGGCGACCTCTCGGCGTTTCTTGGCGCCGGGAACGCGCCGAACGCATCCCTGCTGCCGCATGGGAACACAGACTTCCTCGGCTCGTTCGGTGGCTTCGGCACCGCACCGGCACAAACGACGGACTTCGGTGACCTCGCTGGTTTCGACTTGTTCGATACCGGTGCCCCGGGCTGGAGCGGCCCATCCTCAGAGGggccggctgctccggcgccccaGACCGCTGCCTTCTCTGGGCAGGGCAACGCGAAGGTGCTGAGGCCGCTGGAGAACTTCCCGGCGTCGGGCGCGCAGCCAACGCTCTTCCAGAAGCGCGCACTCCGGCGTAACGCCGGGGAAGAGGACGGCGGGAGGAAGCGTAAGGCAGCGGAGCCTGACATAATactcgacgacgccgacgatgaCATCATCAGCATCGACGCGTCCGGGCTGAATTACGACTCGGAGGACGGGAGGGGCGTCGAGGAGAGCGGCAGGAAGGACGGCAACGAGTCCAACGCCAACAGCACGGTCACCGGCGGCGCTGCGGCTGAAGGGAACGGGAAGAAGAAGGGGATGCCGGCCAAGAACCTCCTGGCGGAGCGCCGTCGCCGGAAGAAGCTCAACGACCGGCTGTACGCGCTTCGGTCTGTCGTGCCCAGGATCAGCAAG ATGGACAGGGCTTCCATTCTTGGTGATGCAATCGAGTACCTCAAGGAGCTCAAGCAGAAGATCAATGTTCTTCAGAATGAGCTGGAGGCATCTCCTTCCGCGTCCTCGCTGCCTCCGACACCTACAAGCATCCACCCTCTGGCTCCTACAACTCCTACAATGCCCGCGCTGCCATCTCGCGTGAAGGAGGAACTGACAAGCTCTCCTGCTCAGGAACCATGT GTTGAGGTTAAGCTTCGGGAAGGTCGGGCCGTCAACATCCGCATGATGTGCTCTCGCAGGCCGGGTGTTGTGCATTCTTCCTTGAAGGCCCTCGAAGGCCTTGGCCTTGACGTGCAGCAAGCCGTTATCAGCTATTTCAATGACTTTacattggatgtcttcaaggccgaG TGCAAGGATGGCCCTGGTCCTCAGGCTGAGGAAATCAAGGCGGTGCTCCTGAAATCTGCGGGGTTCCAACCAGCGGCTTAG